In Janthinobacterium agaricidamnosum NBRC 102515 = DSM 9628, the DNA window CCGCTCCGAGAGCGGCGACATCGACGTGCTGGTCAACAACGCCGGCTACGGCTCCTACGGCGCGGTCGAGGAAGTGCCGATGGCGGAAGCGCGGCGCCAGTTCGAGGTCAACCTGTTCGGCCTGGCGGCGCTGACGCAGCAAGTGATCGCGCCGATGCGCCGCAAGCGCTGGGGCCGCATCATCAATATCTCGTCCACCGGCGGCGTCGCCGCGACGCCGTACGGCGCCTGGTATTACTCAAGCAAGTTTGCGCTGGAAGGCTATTCCGCCGCGCTGCGCCAGGAATTGGCGCCGTTCGGCGTCGATGTCAGCGTCATCCGTCCCAGCGGCACCAAGAGCGAATGGGGCGCCATCGCGACGCAAAGCCTGCTGGCCAACTCGGCGCATGGCCCGTATGCCGAGGCGGTCAAACCGATGGTGGCACTCTTCGACAAATCCGCCGCCCTGGAAGGAAACAGTGCGCTGCAAATACCGGCCAGCGTGATTGCCGACATGATCGTCAAAGCGGCGCTGGCAAAACGCGCCAACAGCGCCTACAACGCGCCGGGCGCCGGCAAGATCAGCATCTTCCTGCGCTGGCTGTTAAGCGACCGGCTGCACGACGCGATGGTGCGGACCGCGTTTGGCATGCCCAAAAGCATGGCTTGAAAATTGATGCCAGGCATAGCGTCAACTCGCGGCGGCTTGTCCAAATCCCGGGCAAGCCGCATAATTGAGCATTCAGTCACTCACCAATCACCCATGTCATGGCACGTCCTAAAAGCGAAGAAAAACGCCACGCCATCCTCGATGCGGCCACCAATGTGTTCGCGGAACAAGGGATAGGCGCGCCGACCTCCCGCATTGCCAAGGAAGCCGGCATCGCCGAAGGTTCGCTGTTCACCTATTTTGCCACCAAGGATGTCTTGCTCAATGAGTTGTACCTGGTCTTGAAGGCAGAGTTGCGTGACGTCATGATGCCCGGCTACCCTTTGACGGAATCGCCGCGCAACCGCGCCTGGCATACCTGGCAGGCGCTGGTGGACTGGGGCGTCGTCCATCCGCGCAAACGCCAGGTAATGGACATCCTCGGCCTGTCGGACCGGCTGACGGATCACAGCAAGACCGCCGGCGCACTGGCGTTTGCCCCTGCCGGCGCGATGCTGACGGAAATCGTTGAAAACGGTCCCATGCGGGCATTGCCGACTGCCTTCGTCGGCGCGCTGCTCGCTTCGATGGCGGAAGCGACGATGGACTGCATGGCCCGCGACCACAGCCGCCACGAGCAATTCCGGCTCGCCGGCTTCGAGGCGTTCTGGCGCGCCGTCGGCCAGGGCAATTAAGCGCCGATTCTAATATACGTCGCGCCGGTAACGCCCCGCCACTGCCAGCGCATCGAGTCCGGCGCGGCCGATGATCTGCTGCAGCGCCAGGTCGACGCCGCCGGCCATGCCGTCCAGGCTGCCGCAAATATACAGCGCGGCGCCCTGCTCCAGCCACTGTCTCAATTCGTCGGCGTTGCCCAGCAAACGGTCTTGCACATACAGCCGCTGCGGCTGGTCGCGTGAAAACACCATGTCCAGCCGCGGCAGCCAGCCATCGGCCTGCCATTGTCCGATTTCTGCGCGGTAGTGGTAATCGAACGCGGCATTGCGCTCGCCAAAGATCAGCCAATTGGACCGCTGGCCGGCCAGCACGCGGCTTTTCAGGTGGCCGCGCAAGCCGGCGATGCCACTGCCATTGCCGATCAATATCAAGGGCCGCTGTTCATTGCCATCCAGCCGGAAACGCTTATGCTGGCGCAAGCGCAACTGGATCAGATCGCCGACCACGGCTTGCGCCGTCAGCCAGCCCGAGACCAGACCCAGGCTGCCATCGGCATGGCGATGCTGGCGCACCAGCAACTGCACCCGGCCATCTTGCGGTATCGAGGCGATCGAATACTCGCGCGGCTGTCCAGGCTCCGACGGCGCGGCCACTTGCACCAGGTCGCCCGATTGCCAGGCCGGCAACGCACCGGCGGCAGGCTCCAGTTCGAGGTGATACAGCGGCCGACCGGCGCTGCCTGGATTCAATAAATCCCGCTTGAGCAAGCGCCAGTCGCCGAACGCCGGCGCGCTCCAGTCCGGCGCATCGCTGGTGCCGGCCAGATGGCTCAGTTGCTGCCGCCACTGCGAAATCGCGTCCGGCGCGCTGCGGTTCACTTCGATGCGCTCGAACAGGCGCGATGCGCCCTGCCCAGCCAGCCATTGGTCCAGCGCGCGGCCGAAACCGCAGAATTGCGCATACGCACTGTCGCCCAGCGCCAGCACCGCGTAATGCAATTGCGTCAAAGGCAGTCCGCGCGCCATCAGACGTCCGGAAAAAGCGGCCGCATTATCCGGCGCATCGCCTTCGCCATAGGTGCTGACCAGGAACAGGATGCGCTCGGCGGACTGCAAGTCAGCATCAATCAGTTCCGACAAATCGCTCAGGCGCACCGGAATGCCGGCCAGCCGCAGCGTGGCCGCGGTTTGCCCGGCCAATTCCTCGGCGTTGCCGGTCTGGCTGGCGTAGGCGACGATCCAGGCCGGCACATTGGCCAGCGCCGCCTGGGCCTGCTGCGCGGCAAGCCGCTTGCGCCGGACCCGCAAGTACGGCGCCAGGCAAACCAGCAAATATGACAGCAACAAGACCAGCAGCAACGCTTGCCGGCTCGGGTCGGAAGTAAAGATCATTGGTCCAGCATGCCCTGTAAATGGCTGCTCAAGTATTCTGTGAGGCGGCTGCCGTCGCGCACCACAAACCGCGCCGCCAGGCCATGCTGTTCGGCCAGCGCCAGACCGGCCTCGATACCGAGCACGGTCAACGCGGTCGACCAGGCGTCGGCGGCCATGCATGCGGCGTGCACCACCGTCACCGAGGCCAGCTCGTTGGCGATCGGCGTACCGCAACGCGGGTCGATGGTATGCGAATAACGCTGGCCGCCGTCTTCAAAAAAGCGCCGGTAATCGCCCGAGGTGGCGACCGCCAAGCCGTGCAGCGCCAGCACCATCCCGTCTTGCTGTTCGGTGGCGCCATCGACTTGCTCCAGCGCCACCCACCACGGCTGGCCATCCGGCCGGGTGCCGGCGCCGCGCAATTCGCCGCCGACTTCCACCAGGTAATGTTTAATGCCCTGGCTTTCCAGGTAGCTCGCCAAACGGTCGACGCCGTAGCCCTTGGCCACCGCCGACAAGTCGAGCAGCAAGCCGCCCGGCTGGCGCGCGCGCCGCGCCGCCACGTCGAATTCCAGACGCCGGTCGCGCCGCTGCCGCACCGCGCAATCCACCGATGCCGCCGACGGCGGCACAAATCCGGGCTGGTCGTAGCGCTGCGTGGCGCCGAAGCCCCACAGCTTGACCAGCGCGCCGGCGCAAGGATCATAGGCTCCGCCACTGGCGTGCGACACCTCCATAGCGAACGACAATACCTCGCAAAACGCGGCCGGCAAACAATGCCAGCTGCCGGCCGGCGCCAGGTTGAAGCGGCCCAGCGCGGAGGTATCGCTCCAGTGGCTCATCTGGGCCACCACGCTATCGAGCTGTTGTTGCAGGGCCAGTTGCAAATGATGGGTGGCACCGCGCTCGACCACCTTCACCGACCAGCTGGTGCCCATGCTCAAGCCGTGGAAATCGCGCACCGGCGCATGGGCTGGCGCCGGCTGCCCGGAAAAATGGTGAGGCAGGAGTACCCGGCGCATCGTCAGACTTTATAAAAACAATTATTGAGGAAGGATTTCCACCGTCGCCGCATACGTCAAGCGGCGTTCCGGCATCGCTTGCGGCTGCCCCGCCACTGCTGGCGCGGCGGCCGGCCAGCTGGTGCTGAGGAAATACATGCCCGGCGCCGGTATCGTGAACGTGATGTCGCCGTTGGCGTCGGTGGTCTGGCGAATCTCTCCCAGCACGCCGCGGTAGCGCACGCCGCCGGCCGCCAGGCTGAACGACTGCCTGGCCGCCGGCTTGCCGTCGATCAAGAAACGCCAGGTGGCTTTTTCGCCGGTGCGCATATCGTTCGGATGGGTCACCGGCACGAATTCCAGCCCCACGCCGGTCGGCTTGAACACGTCAAAGCTGGTGTTCGATGCGCTAAAGAACGTTTCCAGGCGGCTGGTGGTGCGCGTGACTTTCAAGTCTTGCGCATCGGCCGGCACTTCTTTCTTGAATGCATCCTCAGTACCGCGCCAGCGTTTGGTTTCGCCATTCACCTTGTAGCTGGCGAACACGGTTTGCGACACCAGCGCCGCCTTGTAGGTACCCGGCTTGGCCATCTTGACGTCGAACACGCTGCGCAAACGGCCGGTGATCGCATTATCGGGCGACACCAGCGCGCCATCCGGACCGGTGATTTTCAGCGCTTCCAGGCGCAGCGGCTGATGGTCGATATCGAACAGGTCTTCGGAAATCGCCGCATCGACGGTGACCCACGGATCTTTCGATTCGACCAGCGAGCTCGACGGCACCATCCATGGCCGGTGCGCCTGCGCGCTCAGGGACAAGCCGGCCAGGGCCAGCGCCAGCAGCGGTTTATTCAGTTTGATCATCAACATGACGGCCCTTCGCTTATGGTTTGAGTTGGACGACGACAGCGCCGAGTTCTTCCTTGCCTTTTGCCGGGATGGCCTGCGCCGCTTTCGGCGGCCACTGGAATGGCACGCGCACCAGTTCGCGGCCGCCCGATTCGCGCGCCGCCTCGACCACCACCTGGTATTCGCCGGCCGGCAATTTATTCAATTCCGCCTTGGCCGCCGGGAACGACATGCTGTGCTCGCCCGGCGCGCGGGTCGCGCCGCTGATGCCGTCCAGCGGCATGGTCAGGTCGCGGCCGCTCTTGCGCCACCACTGGCGCATGTCCTTGAGCCACTTGGTGCCGCCGTTTTCCTTCTTTTGCAAGTCATACATGACCGACAGGTTGGTCACCACTTTCTGGTCCGGCGTTTCGATCCAGGCGGCAATGTAGGGACGGTGGTATTCGGCCACGTTCAATTGCGGGATTTCAAGCTTCAAGGCCAGGTCGGCGGCCATCGCCGAACTGCCCACCAGCGGAAGGCTGAGCGCGATGGAATAGCGTAATTTCATGGGAGTACCTGTCAAAAGAGATTAATGAATAAACAGTAAGGCGATGGCGCAAGGAATCACGATCCCCAGGCCCACCATCGGCCAGGTCAGCGCACGCTTGGCCGCGTGGAATTTCAAGATCAACAAACCGGTCAGGCAAAACACCAGGCAGGCGACGGCGAAAAAGTCGATGAACCAATTCCAGGCCGGACCGGTATTGCGGCCCTTGTGCACATCGTTGAGCCACGAAATCCAGCCGCGGTCGGTCAACTCGTATTCCGCCGCGCCATCGTCGAGGCCGACGCGCACCCAGGCGTCGCCGCCCGCTTTCGGCAACGGCAGATAGACTTCATCGAGCGACCACTCGGCCAGGCGTCCGCCGGCATTGAGCGACCAGGTATCCTTCAGCCAGCGTTCGGCGTCGGCCGGCAACGGCTGCTTGGCGCCGTCATGGCTTGCGGCAAATTTGCGCAACTCGGCTTGCAGCGATGCCGGCACAGTTGCCTTCTTGCTGGTGACGACAGGCTTGGCCTCGATCTGGGCCGCGTGGTTCAGCGTGATGCCGGTGGCGCTGAACAAGATCATCGCCAGCAGGCAGAGCGCCGAGCTGATCCAGTGCCATTGATGCAGATTCTTCAACCAGACCGCGCGGCTGGCGTTGCGTCTGGCGCTGTCGTCGAGATCCCGGGTATGCTGCGATGTGCTCATCGCCCGCCCCGGCGCTGCTGTTCCATGGCCGGCTTGCCCGGCGCGGATCGCGGACGGGCCAGGTGAAAGCGGTTCATGCACATCCTTCAAGAAAAATTAGTTCGCCGACAAAGATGGCTGGCTGCGCTATGCATGGAGGCAAAAGCAAAAGCTGGCGTCATCACAGATGATAATGATTATCATTTAATAAGTCAACCAGGGAAGCCCGTCCAGGGCAGAGAGTTTTGTAACAGCGCTGAAACAAAGTAAAAACCTGCTGCTGTTTATTCTAAATCAAGCCCGCCTCGATCGTCCCGGATGTTTAAGGAACAATACAATACCTTGCTACATTTTATCCGGGTAAAATATCCTCATCATTGATGAAGGAGACGACCATGTCATCCAACAAGCTGAGCGCCTTTGCCGGACATGACAAAGTGGCGAGCGGCGACTTGCGCAGCATCGCCGTCGATTTGAAAGCCATAATCGAGCACGATCCACTGGCGCAAATCCTGATTTTCGACGATATGACGGGCGCCCAGCTCGATTTGAACTTGCATGGCACGCTGGAACAAGTGTTGCAGCGCCTGCCGAGACCGCCTGTTGAGATGGCAACGCCGCGCACGGCGGGCCGCCCCAGGCTGGGCGTGGTGGCACGCGAAGTCACCCTGCTGCCGCGCCACTGGGAGTGGCTGGCCGGACAGCCGGGCGGCGCGTCGGTGGCACTGCGCAAACTGGTCGAACACGCACAGCGCGACAACAGGGAAGCCGACCAGCAACGCCAGGCGCGCGATGCCGCCTATCGCTTCATCAGTGCGATGGCGGGAAATCAAGCGGGGTTTGAAGAAGCATGCCGGGCGCTGTTTGCCGCCAAGCGGGAACAGTTTGCAGCTTGCATCGCCAACTGGCCGAGCGATATACGGCAGCAGGCATTGCGGATGGCGGCGCCCAGCTTCGGCGCCGCCGGGTGATTCGCCGAGTAGTTCGGCTAATAATTGCTACACGCCAGTACTGCCGGAGGTGTCCGGCCCGGCCTGCTGCTGGCTTTGCCCTGCGGAACCGCCCTGCCGGTGCGGCACCCGGTCGGCGCGGCGTACTTCGCCGATGGCAAACTGATCGTCGCCGATGTCGAGTCCCTGCTCGGAATCGACCAGCACGAAATTCTCCCCGGCCCGGGATAATGAACCTTGCTGCTGACTGGCCTGGCTTGGCGGATGATCCGGCGTTGCCTGGCCACCTTGTTGATTCCCTTGATTCGGCGTAGTCATATGCATCTCCTTGATGATCTGGACAGGCCCGCTGCGAACGCGGACAACCATCATGGTAGTCTACGCATCGCAT includes these proteins:
- a CDS encoding oxidoreductase, whose translation is MKKGIALVTGASAGIGAETARRLAAAGFTTYAAARRVDKMDNLTALGIKVLPLDITDTGSIAACLAAIRSESGDIDVLVNNAGYGSYGAVEEVPMAEARRQFEVNLFGLAALTQQVIAPMRRKRWGRIINISSTGGVAATPYGAWYYSSKFALEGYSAALRQELAPFGVDVSVIRPSGTKSEWGAIATQSLLANSAHGPYAEAVKPMVALFDKSAALEGNSALQIPASVIADMIVKAALAKRANSAYNAPGAGKISIFLRWLLSDRLHDAMVRTAFGMPKSMA
- a CDS encoding TetR/AcrR family transcriptional regulator, with translation MARPKSEEKRHAILDAATNVFAEQGIGAPTSRIAKEAGIAEGSLFTYFATKDVLLNELYLVLKAELRDVMMPGYPLTESPRNRAWHTWQALVDWGVVHPRKRQVMDILGLSDRLTDHSKTAGALAFAPAGAMLTEIVENGPMRALPTAFVGALLASMAEATMDCMARDHSRHEQFRLAGFEAFWRAVGQGN
- a CDS encoding sulfite reductase subunit alpha, giving the protein MIFTSDPSRQALLLVLLLSYLLVCLAPYLRVRRKRLAAQQAQAALANVPAWIVAYASQTGNAEELAGQTAATLRLAGIPVRLSDLSELIDADLQSAERILFLVSTYGEGDAPDNAAAFSGRLMARGLPLTQLHYAVLALGDSAYAQFCGFGRALDQWLAGQGASRLFERIEVNRSAPDAISQWRQQLSHLAGTSDAPDWSAPAFGDWRLLKRDLLNPGSAGRPLYHLELEPAAGALPAWQSGDLVQVAAPSEPGQPREYSIASIPQDGRVQLLVRQHRHADGSLGLVSGWLTAQAVVGDLIQLRLRQHKRFRLDGNEQRPLILIGNGSGIAGLRGHLKSRVLAGQRSNWLIFGERNAAFDYHYRAEIGQWQADGWLPRLDMVFSRDQPQRLYVQDRLLGNADELRQWLEQGAALYICGSLDGMAGGVDLALQQIIGRAGLDALAVAGRYRRDVY
- a CDS encoding FAD:protein FMN transferase, with translation MRRVLLPHHFSGQPAPAHAPVRDFHGLSMGTSWSVKVVERGATHHLQLALQQQLDSVVAQMSHWSDTSALGRFNLAPAGSWHCLPAAFCEVLSFAMEVSHASGGAYDPCAGALVKLWGFGATQRYDQPGFVPPSAASVDCAVRQRRDRRLEFDVAARRARQPGGLLLDLSAVAKGYGVDRLASYLESQGIKHYLVEVGGELRGAGTRPDGQPWWVALEQVDGATEQQDGMVLALHGLAVATSGDYRRFFEDGGQRYSHTIDPRCGTPIANELASVTVVHAACMAADAWSTALTVLGIEAGLALAEQHGLAARFVVRDGSRLTEYLSSHLQGMLDQ
- a CDS encoding DUF4198 domain-containing protein, translated to MIKLNKPLLALALAGLSLSAQAHRPWMVPSSSLVESKDPWVTVDAAISEDLFDIDHQPLRLEALKITGPDGALVSPDNAITGRLRSVFDVKMAKPGTYKAALVSQTVFASYKVNGETKRWRGTEDAFKKEVPADAQDLKVTRTTSRLETFFSASNTSFDVFKPTGVGLEFVPVTHPNDMRTGEKATWRFLIDGKPAARQSFSLAAGGVRYRGVLGEIRQTTDANGDITFTIPAPGMYFLSTSWPAAAPAVAGQPQAMPERRLTYAATVEILPQ
- a CDS encoding DUF2271 domain-containing protein, which codes for MKLRYSIALSLPLVGSSAMAADLALKLEIPQLNVAEYHRPYIAAWIETPDQKVVTNLSVMYDLQKKENGGTKWLKDMRQWWRKSGRDLTMPLDGISGATRAPGEHSMSFPAAKAELNKLPAGEYQVVVEAARESGGRELVRVPFQWPPKAAQAIPAKGKEELGAVVVQLKP
- a CDS encoding PepSY-associated TM helix domain-containing protein codes for the protein MSTSQHTRDLDDSARRNASRAVWLKNLHQWHWISSALCLLAMILFSATGITLNHAAQIEAKPVVTSKKATVPASLQAELRKFAASHDGAKQPLPADAERWLKDTWSLNAGGRLAEWSLDEVYLPLPKAGGDAWVRVGLDDGAAEYELTDRGWISWLNDVHKGRNTGPAWNWFIDFFAVACLVFCLTGLLILKFHAAKRALTWPMVGLGIVIPCAIALLFIH
- a CDS encoding DUF2239 family protein, coding for MSSNKLSAFAGHDKVASGDLRSIAVDLKAIIEHDPLAQILIFDDMTGAQLDLNLHGTLEQVLQRLPRPPVEMATPRTAGRPRLGVVAREVTLLPRHWEWLAGQPGGASVALRKLVEHAQRDNREADQQRQARDAAYRFISAMAGNQAGFEEACRALFAAKREQFAACIANWPSDIRQQALRMAAPSFGAAG